The following coding sequences are from one Diachasmimorpha longicaudata isolate KC_UGA_2023 chromosome 6, iyDiaLong2, whole genome shotgun sequence window:
- the LOC135163630 gene encoding aquaporin AQPAe.a-like has protein sequence MSDGGAKKRWQRLMQGDGDMWNILLCGTAEIMGSALLILLACGGVIGTTRAGVPGLLQMTLNVGLTVMLIIQIFGHISGAHINPTITLASLILGNIGRTQAAVHIVAQYIGTILGYGLLRLATPSGMMRATPQEKEELFCTTILADKVSPAQGVFMEFLATFILVLVAGAVWDQRNHNNRDSVPLKFGLTVTCLAIVFGPYTGCSMNPARSFAPAIWNGVWQEQWIYWLGPYAGSLAGGFLYKCVFNAREVKKCDIPEAIALNHIDTDKSQENV, from the exons ATGTCTGACGGGGGAGCAAAGAAGA GATGGCAGAGACTGATGCAGGGAGATGGCGATATGTGGAATATTCTTCTATGTGGAACAGCAGAAATCATGGGCTCTGCCCTTCTCATATTGCTCGCATGTGGTGGAGTTATTGGAACCACACGAGCCGGAGTACCTGGTCTCCTACAAATGACACTCAACGTTGGACTCACTGTCATGCTCATCATCCAG ATATTCGGCCACATCAGTGGTGCACATATCAACCCAACAATTACCCTTGCATCTCTGATACTGGGAAATATAGGCCGGACTCAAGCTGCGGTTCATATTGTTGCACAATATATTGGGACCATATTGGGCTACGGTTTACTGAGG CTGGCAACGCCGTCAGGAATGATGCGGGCCACGCCGCAAGAAAAGGAAGAATTATTTTGCACAACCATCCTCGCCGATAAGGTGTCACCAGCTCAAGGTGTGTTCATGGAGTTCCTGGCGACATTCATTCTTGTGCTGGTAGCTGGAGCAGTCTGGGACCAGCGAAACCACAACAATCGAGACTCGGTGCCCTTGAAGTTTGGTCTTACTGTCACGTGCTTGGCCATTGTTTTTGGGCCCTACACTGGCTGCAGCATGAATCCAGCTAGGTCTTTTGCACCTGCAATTTGGAATGGTGTGTGGCAGGAGCAGTGGATCTATTGGTTGGGACCTTATGCTGGATCTCTTGCTGGAGGTTTCCTCTATAAATGTGTTTTTAATGCTAGAGAAGTAAAAAAGTGCGACATCCCAGAGGCCATTGCACTGAATCATATTGATACAGACAAATCACAAGAG AATGTCTGA
- the LOC135163629 gene encoding aquaporin AQPcic-like, translated as MEQNNTPIVTSNGITETINGKADPTTIRIPSAARFSNAVKIKTPWMKELLHEDSSIRDTLKCGLAEFIGTSLLVFLGCMSCIGSLGTAPALLQISLVFGLAVMVIIQSIGHISGAHINPAITVGAVILGKKSLPAASVYFLAQCLGAIVGYGMLKIITPRLLLHTGDPSKMSSFCVTELHVNISVIEGLLAEIMATAILMFMTCACWDTRNERNTDSVAIKFGLTVAVLCMAVAPYTGCSMNPARSLGPAIWNNNWGHHWIYWFGPLGGSLIASILYRSIFSLSPEEFGRSQVSTKAEI; from the exons ATGGAGCAGAATAATACACCGATTGTAACGTCTAATGGTATCACCGAGACGATCAATGGAAAAGCTGACCCAACAACTATCAGGATCCCCTCAGCtgcaaggtttagtaatgctGTCAAAATCAAGACTCCTT GGATGAAAGAGCTCCTCCACGAAGATTCCTCGATACGGGACACTTTGAAATGTGGATTAGCTGAGTTTATCGGCACTAGTCTCCTCGTATTTCTGGGATGTATGAGTTGCATCGGAAGTTTGGGTACTGCACCTGCTCTTCTCCAAATATCCCTTGTCTTCGGCTTAGCTGTCATGGTTATTATCCAG AGTATTGGTCACATCAGCGGTGCCCACATAAATCCGGCCATCACAGTTGGTGCGGTCATCCTGGGCAAGAAATCTCTACCTGCAGCGTCCGTGTATTTTCTGGCTCAGTGTCTAGGGGCCATCGTAGGATATGGAATGCTGAAG ataattaCACCCCGGTTACTGCTCCACACTGGGGATCCATCTAAAATGAGTAGTTTTTGTGTCACTGAGCTTCACGTGAACATATCAGTGATTGAGGGCCTTCTAGCAGAAATAATGGCAACCGCAATACTAATGTTCATGACCTGTGCTTGTTGGGACACTCGTAATGAGAGAAATACAGACTCGGTTGCCATTAAATTCGGTTTAACTGTGGCTGTTCTCTGTATGGCTGTGGCACCTTATACAGGATGCAGCATGAATCCGGCAAGATCACTGGGACCTGCGATATGGAATAACAACTGGGGCCATCACTGGATATATTGGTTTGGGCCACTTGGAGGATCCCTCATTGCTTCCATTCTGTATAGGTCTATATTTTCACTGAGTCCTGAAGAATTTGGGAGGTCACAAGTGTCAACGAAGGCTGAA ATTTAA
- the LOC135163628 gene encoding serine protease inhibitor dipetalogastin-like, with the protein MFYINYLTYLFIFLLPEIQWGLAAKSQEDCDKLNDSSADGGEVCGTDGNTYTNSKFLDCINKVKETDIAIVHEGNCIAGHVYCDPDLIYAPVCGSDNQTWPNKKALECNNQNEKIETSIQFQGECSKIDDCYRRGIDEYGLNSVCANNGYTYDNAGQLKCLKKSNNDLEILHDGGCRVEEVYPIVGNGKLACQISKERYEWNPLCASDGNTYPNPFIFLCQKPNLQVLADCECDTSTQEACVTANKNAKMVNGKYVNEDFSADDRVCGNDGKTYKSIFHLQCESLHNKYLNLQHEGRCSGPEDNPCGAVSMTPDSMPVCSKDGTTYISIQALFCARKRGGKEIKYRHDGPC; encoded by the exons ATGTTctacattaattatttgacatatttgtttatatttttgttaCCGGAGATTCAGTGGGGATTGGCAGCGAAGTCTCAGGAAGATTGTGATAAGCTAAATGATAGCAGTGCGGATGGTGGTGAAGTATGTGGCACTGACGGAAACACTTACACTAATAGTAAATTTTTGGACTGTATTAACAAAgtgaaggagacagaca TTGCCATTGTACATGAAGGCAATTGCATTGCGGGACATGTTTATTGTGATCCGGATTTAATTTACGCACCTGTATGTGGATCTGACAATCAAACCTGGCCGAATAAGAAAGCACTCGAGTGCAACaatcagaatgaaaaaattg AAACATCTATACAATTTCAAGGCGAATGTTCAAAGATTGATGATTGCTATCGTAGGGGTATCGATGAATACGGATTGAATTCCGTGTGTGCAAATAATGGTTATACTTATGACAATGCTGGACAGCTAAAATGCctgaaaaaatccaacaatg ATCTGGAGATTTTACATGATGGAGGCTGTCGGGTTGAAGAAGTCTATCCGATCGTTGGCAATGGAAAGCTTGCATGtcaaatttccaaagaaagaTATGAGTGGAATCCACTTTGTGCCAGCGATGGAAATACCTATCctaatccattcatttttctttgtcAAAAACCAA ATCTCCAGGTCTTGGCAGACTGTGAATGCGACACATCTACTCAAGAAGCCTGCGTTACAGCGAATAAAAATGCTAAGATGGTAAATGGAAAGTATGTCAATGAAGATTTTTCTGCTGATGATCGAGTCTGCGGAAATGATGGCAAAACGTATAAAAgtatttttcatcttcaatgCGAATCTCTTCACAATAAAT ACCTGAACCTTCAACACGAAGGGCGATGCAGCGGTCCCGAAGATAATCCGTGTGGTGCAGTATCAATGACCCCAGACAGCATGCCGGTTTGCAGCAAAGACGGAACCACATACATCAGCATCCAAGCCCTATTCTGCGCACGAAAACGTGGAGGAAAAG AGATCAAATATCGTCACGATGGTCCCTGCTGA